One window from the genome of Oryza glaberrima chromosome 3, OglaRS2, whole genome shotgun sequence encodes:
- the LOC127765147 gene encoding jasmonate-induced oxygenase 2, with the protein MGGLSMDQAFVQAPEHRPKASVAEADGIPVIDLSPLLAAGDGDANGVDALAAEVGRASRDWGFFVVVRHGVPAEAVARAAEAQREFFALPPERRAAVARSEAAPMGYYASEHTKNVRDWKEVFDLVPRQTPPPPTTAVADGDLVFDNKWPDDLPGFREAMEEYGEAVEELAFKLLELIARSLGLRPDRLHGFFKDDQTTFIRLNHYPPCPSPDLALGVGRHKDAGALTVLYQDDVGGLDVRRRSDGEWVRVRPVPHSFIINVGDIIQVWSNDRYESAEHRVAVNVEKERFSIPFFFNPAGHTMVEPLEEVVSDESPARYNPYNWGEFFSTRKNSNFKKLDVENVQITHFRKN; encoded by the exons ATGGGCGGCCTCTCCATGGACCAGGCGTTCGTGCAGGCCCCCGAGCACCGCCCCAAGGCGTCCGTCGCCGAGGCCGACGGCATCCCGGTCATcgacctctcccctctcctcgccgccggcgacggcgacgccaaCGGGGTGGACGCGCTCGCGGCGGAGGTCGGGAGGGCGAGCCGGGACTGGGGCTTCTTCGTGGTGGTGCGCCACGGTGTGcccgcggaggcggtggcgcgcgcggcggaggcgcagaGGGAGTTCTtcgcgctgccgccggagcggagggcggccgtggcgcggagcgaggcggcgccgATGGGGTACTACGCGTCCGAGCACACCAAGAACGTCAGGGACTGGAAGGAGGTGTTCGACCTCGTCCCGcgccagacgccgccgccgccgacgaccgccGTGGCCGACGGCGACCTGGTGTTCGACAACAAGTGGCCCGACGACCTGCCGGGATTCAG GGAGGCAATGGAGGAGTACGGCGAAGCGGTGGAGGAGCTGGCGTTCAAGCTGCTGGAGCTGATCGCCAGGAGCCTCGGCCTGAGACCCGACCGCCTCCATGGCTTCTTCAAGGACGACCAGACCACCTTCATCCGGCTCAACCACTACCCTCCCTGCCCGAGCCCCGACCTCGCCCTCGGCGTCGGCCGCCACAAGGACGCCGGCGCGCTCACCGTGCTCTACCAGGACGATGTCGGCGGCCTCGACGTCCGCCGCCGATCCGACGGCGAGTGGGTGCGCGTCAGGCCCGTCCCTCACTCCTTCATCATCAACGTCGGCGACATCATccag GTGTGGAGCAATGACAGGTACGAGAGCGCGGAGCACCGGGTGGCGGTGAACGTGGAGAAGGAGAGGTTCTCCATCCCTTTCTTCTTCAACCCGGCGGGCCACACCATGGTGGAGCCACTGGAGGAGGTCGTGAGCGACGAGAGCCCGGCCAGGTACAACCCCTACAACTGGGGCGAATTCTTCAGCACCAGGAAGAACAGCAACTTCAAGAAGCTGGACGTGGAGAACGTCCAGATCACGCATTTCAGGAAGAATTAA